Proteins encoded within one genomic window of Phototrophicus methaneseepsis:
- a CDS encoding PD-(D/E)XK nuclease family protein, whose protein sequence is MMPHETRLPEDFIFSQSSLQDYVDCPRRFELKYLLRQRYPAPEVDNMLEFEHHMEQGEVFHRLVHQHIIGLPADLLQKHIPDADVRRWFDAYLQSGLSGVPERRYPEQTLTVPLGEYLLLAKFDLVALGEQVLIIDWKTSHKRPRREWMAKKLQTVVYRYVLTKGGAALNGGQPIAPEQIEMRYWYPDHAGETIAFPYDTAQFQADEAYLLGLLAEIEARDSFPLTDEAQRCAFCTYRSLCDRGREAGHLADWESFEEADFDLDDWSLNMDQIAEIEF, encoded by the coding sequence ATGATGCCCCATGAGACACGGCTGCCGGAAGATTTCATCTTCAGCCAGAGCAGCCTACAAGATTATGTCGATTGCCCGCGCCGTTTTGAACTGAAGTACCTGCTGCGGCAGCGTTACCCCGCGCCAGAAGTCGATAACATGCTCGAATTTGAGCATCATATGGAGCAGGGCGAGGTCTTCCATAGGCTGGTGCACCAGCACATCATCGGCCTACCCGCGGACCTGCTGCAAAAGCATATCCCGGATGCAGATGTGCGCCGCTGGTTCGATGCCTATCTGCAAAGTGGCCTATCCGGCGTGCCAGAGCGCCGCTACCCGGAGCAGACATTGACGGTCCCCCTGGGCGAGTATCTGCTGCTGGCGAAGTTCGACCTTGTCGCCTTGGGCGAGCAAGTGCTCATCATCGACTGGAAGACATCACACAAGCGACCGCGCCGGGAATGGATGGCGAAGAAGTTGCAAACGGTCGTCTATCGCTATGTGCTGACAAAGGGCGGCGCGGCGCTGAATGGCGGTCAACCTATCGCGCCGGAGCAGATCGAGATGCGCTACTGGTACCCTGACCACGCTGGCGAGACGATTGCATTTCCATACGATACGGCCCAGTTCCAGGCTGATGAAGCTTATTTACTGGGCCTGCTGGCTGAAATTGAAGCGCGGGATAGCTTCCCGCTCACAGATGAAGCCCAGCGCTGCGCCTTCTGCACCTATCGGTCGCTGTGTGACCGTGGACGCGAAGCGGGCCATCTCGCGGATTGGGAAAGCTTCGAAGAGGCGGATTTTGATCTGGATGATTGGTCGCTGAATATGGACCAGATCGCGGAAATTGAATTTTGA
- a CDS encoding ATP-dependent helicase yields the protein MSENTLPEPNNASRRRFVPRPKQADVLAYQGGKMGVSAVPGSGKTATLSYLAAKLVAQTDLEPNQEILVVTLVKSAVGNFATSMAGYLRDEFNLLPGLGYRVRTLHGLANDIVHERPGLVGLSDTFTVLDERAADDILQEAVETWARANPDSPDQYLTPEHFGNQYTRTNHWPDLIKNMASNFIRQAKDLQIPVQEIADLIEAYGDPLPLAAICTEIYDQYERSLRYRGAVDFQDLIRLALRILRLDADYLARLQHRFPYILEDEAQDSSKLQEDILRLLAGDGGNWVRVGDPNQAIYETFTTANPKFLRDFLEEIDVVPRTLPNSGRSTISIINLANYLIDWSIKHPNKAIRAREPLSKPHIEPTPPGDPQGNPPNDPRAVVLVGSKFSGDDERQTIINNLKEWLPDNPDKTCAVLMPINSSGAKMVQSLRKEGIKYVENLRSTSGTRAIVGALNFVLTYLEDPKDSSRLGQVYRVWRRDDRGDADEERSIENVVKALRGIHSVEDFLYPRATDWLEANAGDNEALMARLVAFRALVRRWQAASDLPIDQLILTISADLFKLETDIATAYAVALYLRRFAELHPEARLPEYRQELEDIAKGKRNFSGISDADDAFDPDEHKGEVTVTTMHKAKGLEWDRVYIMAANNYNYPSADPFDSFMGERWFIRNELNLEAEALGQLNALYTHTPYQEGQPTQDARIEYAAERLRLLYVGITRARRELVITWNTGRNGEQVEARPVAALRGWWVQQRERA from the coding sequence ATGTCTGAGAATACATTACCTGAGCCAAATAACGCATCGCGCAGGCGGTTCGTGCCACGCCCCAAGCAAGCGGATGTGCTGGCTTATCAGGGTGGGAAGATGGGCGTTTCTGCGGTGCCGGGCAGCGGCAAAACAGCGACGCTCTCTTACCTAGCGGCTAAGCTCGTCGCCCAGACAGACCTGGAACCCAATCAGGAAATCCTGGTGGTGACGCTGGTGAAATCCGCGGTCGGCAACTTCGCCACATCTATGGCGGGCTATCTGCGCGATGAGTTTAATTTGCTGCCGGGGCTGGGCTACCGTGTGCGAACGCTGCACGGCCTCGCCAATGACATCGTGCACGAGCGACCGGGCCTTGTGGGCTTATCCGATACGTTTACGGTGCTGGACGAGCGCGCCGCCGATGACATCTTGCAAGAAGCTGTCGAGACGTGGGCACGTGCGAACCCGGATTCTCCCGATCAATACCTGACACCGGAGCACTTCGGCAATCAATACACACGCACCAATCATTGGCCAGACCTCATTAAAAACATGGCGAGCAACTTCATCCGGCAGGCGAAAGATTTGCAAATCCCGGTGCAGGAGATCGCTGATTTAATAGAGGCCTACGGCGACCCGCTACCCTTAGCAGCCATCTGCACTGAAATTTACGATCAATACGAACGCAGCCTGCGCTACCGGGGCGCTGTCGACTTCCAGGATTTGATCCGGCTGGCGCTGCGCATCCTGCGGCTGGATGCGGATTATCTGGCGCGGTTGCAACATCGCTTCCCTTACATCCTGGAAGATGAAGCCCAGGACAGCAGCAAATTGCAGGAAGACATCCTGCGCCTGCTGGCTGGCGATGGCGGCAACTGGGTGCGCGTCGGGGACCCGAACCAGGCGATTTATGAGACGTTCACCACAGCTAACCCCAAGTTCCTGCGCGACTTTCTGGAAGAAATCGACGTGGTGCCGCGCACCCTACCCAACAGCGGGCGCAGCACCATCAGTATCATCAACCTGGCAAATTATCTGATTGACTGGTCTATCAAACATCCCAATAAGGCCATACGCGCAAGGGAGCCGCTCAGCAAGCCACACATCGAGCCAACCCCACCCGGCGACCCACAGGGCAACCCACCCAATGACCCCCGTGCGGTCGTCCTGGTTGGCAGCAAGTTCTCTGGCGATGATGAGCGTCAAACCATCATCAATAACCTGAAAGAATGGCTGCCGGACAACCCAGATAAAACCTGTGCTGTGCTGATGCCGATCAACAGCAGCGGAGCCAAGATGGTCCAGAGCTTACGCAAGGAAGGCATTAAATATGTGGAAAATCTGCGCTCCACCAGCGGCACGCGGGCTATCGTCGGTGCGTTGAACTTCGTGCTAACCTATCTAGAGGACCCTAAAGACAGCAGCCGACTGGGGCAGGTTTACCGCGTCTGGCGGCGTGATGACCGGGGGGATGCGGACGAAGAGCGCAGCATCGAAAATGTGGTCAAGGCCCTGCGCGGCATCCACTCCGTTGAGGACTTCCTCTATCCACGAGCAACGGATTGGCTGGAAGCTAATGCTGGCGATAATGAAGCCCTGATGGCGCGGTTGGTGGCCTTTCGGGCGTTGGTTCGGCGTTGGCAGGCGGCATCCGACTTGCCGATTGACCAGCTCATCCTGACGATCAGCGCGGACCTGTTCAAACTTGAGACGGACATCGCAACCGCGTATGCTGTCGCACTATATTTACGGCGCTTCGCTGAGCTGCACCCGGAAGCGCGTTTGCCAGAGTATCGCCAGGAACTCGAAGACATCGCCAAGGGCAAACGCAACTTCAGCGGCATCAGCGACGCTGACGACGCCTTCGACCCGGATGAGCACAAGGGCGAGGTCACCGTCACGACCATGCACAAAGCCAAGGGACTGGAATGGGACCGCGTCTATATCATGGCAGCCAACAATTATAATTACCCTTCAGCGGACCCCTTCGACAGCTTCATGGGCGAACGGTGGTTCATCCGCAATGAATTAAACCTGGAAGCAGAAGCCCTGGGACAGCTCAATGCCCTGTACACGCATACGCCTTATCAAGAAGGCCAACCCACCCAGGATGCACGCATTGAATATGCCGCGGAGCGCCTGCGACTGCTGTATGTGGGCATCACACGGGCGCGGCGAGAACTGGTTATCACGTGGAATACAGGCCGCAATGGCGAACAAGTCGAGGCGAGGCCTGTGGCGGCACTGCGCGGCTGGTGGGTCCAACAACGGGAGCGTGCATAA
- a CDS encoding sensor histidine kinase → MKTNRKTNRKQMRKEAPKSGARPLNALRVFFSSFFFSVFRLNSIRTRLLLAYGIIILVAFAAISFVAGTQIASAARVDYERSLINVAHLLSEQSDYMDESDTLVVRNLTPNDAGVMEIIPGESQDTDRIISLVRINLRYNSARDYLRDRPELEAAFSGRSIVVERYDPATQMPMLYTAVGLILPPTSPEEGVSMYAVPAPTEVAPTEATPTKPTSSASAAVTTDAIPPVWAQVASPDESAGWTDRFDDLWSQNTDLDSPLMVVPAIELNQTTDVPFIAPRVAYILRVSVPSTDLDTLIARRWGLLLLLFGLVMIVALVATLWVSRTITKPLYALRESAIQLAKGDFTHRVAEVGQDEIGEVAQAFNEMAQQVESMINEQRAFASNTSHELRTPLTTIRLRSEALRYEALDEDMNQQYITEIDDEARRLGTLIEDLTLLSRFDAGRSELGRNEIDMRRFAGSMLQQFQQQARAKQITLFTEATDEPIILYASLNHLTVVFRNVLDNALKYTPEGGSVTWSISSGVEGVTSILEDTGLGIESENLPHLFERFFRVDKARSRQVPGTGLGLALVQSIVSAYGGSISIESEGLHHGTTVTIFWPYGEACEQAEIT, encoded by the coding sequence ATGAAAACGAATCGTAAAACGAATCGTAAGCAGATGCGTAAAGAAGCGCCCAAATCTGGCGCTCGCCCACTTAATGCGCTAAGGGTATTTTTTAGCTCGTTTTTCTTCTCAGTATTCCGCCTGAACAGCATCCGTACGCGCCTGCTCCTGGCTTATGGCATCATTATCCTCGTGGCCTTTGCGGCAATAAGCTTCGTCGCCGGGACGCAAATCGCCTCTGCTGCACGAGTAGATTATGAACGCTCGCTCATCAATGTCGCTCATCTCCTCAGCGAGCAATCAGATTACATGGATGAAAGCGATACGCTCGTGGTGCGTAACCTGACGCCAAATGACGCTGGCGTTATGGAGATAATCCCTGGTGAGAGCCAGGATACCGACCGCATTATCTCCTTAGTACGCATCAATCTGCGTTACAACTCCGCACGAGATTACTTGCGAGATCGACCGGAGCTTGAGGCTGCCTTTAGTGGTCGTAGTATCGTGGTTGAGCGCTATGATCCAGCGACACAAATGCCGATGCTCTACACAGCAGTGGGCTTGATCTTGCCTCCGACTAGCCCGGAGGAGGGTGTGTCGATGTATGCCGTGCCTGCTCCTACGGAGGTTGCTCCTACGGAGGCTACCCCCACGAAACCCACCTCGTCTGCTTCCGCAGCTGTAACGACGGATGCCATTCCCCCGGTTTGGGCGCAAGTTGCATCTCCGGATGAATCTGCAGGGTGGACGGATCGTTTTGATGACTTATGGTCCCAGAACACTGACCTTGATTCGCCCTTGATGGTGGTGCCTGCCATAGAACTTAATCAGACCACTGATGTGCCTTTTATAGCGCCACGTGTTGCTTATATCTTGCGTGTGAGCGTCCCTAGTACAGACCTTGATACGTTAATAGCTCGACGATGGGGTTTGTTATTGCTGCTCTTTGGGCTGGTGATGATTGTTGCGCTGGTAGCGACACTGTGGGTTTCTCGGACGATCACCAAGCCGCTCTATGCCCTGCGAGAATCCGCTATCCAGCTTGCGAAGGGGGATTTTACCCACCGTGTAGCAGAAGTCGGCCAGGATGAAATTGGCGAAGTGGCCCAGGCATTCAATGAGATGGCCCAACAGGTGGAGAGCATGATTAATGAACAGCGTGCTTTCGCCAGCAACACATCGCACGAGCTGCGCACACCCTTAACGACGATCCGCTTGCGGTCCGAGGCGCTGCGGTATGAAGCGCTCGACGAAGACATGAATCAGCAGTACATCACCGAGATCGACGATGAAGCGCGCCGCCTGGGGACGCTGATTGAAGATTTAACGCTGCTCTCTCGTTTTGATGCTGGTCGCTCTGAGTTGGGGCGGAATGAAATTGATATGCGGCGCTTCGCCGGGAGTATGTTACAGCAGTTCCAGCAGCAGGCCCGCGCTAAGCAGATCACACTGTTTACCGAAGCTACCGATGAGCCCATTATTCTGTATGCCAGCCTCAATCATCTGACGGTTGTTTTTCGTAATGTGTTGGATAACGCCCTTAAATACACGCCAGAGGGTGGCTCTGTTACGTGGAGCATCAGTAGCGGTGTAGAAGGCGTGACCAGCATCCTCGAAGATACAGGCTTGGGCATCGAATCGGAAAATTTGCCGCACCTTTTTGAGCGTTTTTTCCGTGTCGATAAAGCCCGTTCGCGGCAGGTCCCCGGTACGGGCCTGGGCTTAGCGCTGGTGCAATCCATTGTCAGTGCTTATGGCGGCAGCATCAGCATTGAGAGTGAGGGCTTACATCACGGAACGACTGTCACTATATTCTGGCCTTATGGTGAAGCCTGCGAACAGGCTGAAATCACCTAA
- the recJ gene encoding single-stranded-DNA-specific exonuclease RecJ: MKKWLDPQPVSVPDDLMAEVGGHLIVAETLARRGIIQPQAARRFLDPTHYSPTSSDALPDMDKAVDRIARAIRQRETILIWGDFDVDGQTSTALLVAALRDLGATVRYHIPNRFSEGHGIHLPTLKTLLDGGVDVVLTCDTGIAAHEAIDYAQGRGVDVVITDHHSLPQTLPTAYAAVNPMRLPEGHPLRELPGVGTAYKFVQGLYGNQSTEHLLDLVAMGIVADVMVQVDDTRYLLQKGLDVLRNDPRPGLRAMMERANIAPATLTEMDIGFTLGPRLNALGRLADANPAVDLLTATDADIIAERVNELEGLNQKRRFLTRQVYEAAQQQIQDDPALLKYAALVIHGEGWHTGVVGIVASRLVEDYACPVIVLAENEGRLSGSARSVNGANIVQAIGKQAHLLNGYGGHNMAAGLSLDADNLFAFRRGLSQTVREMLGRETITPELAIDAVVDFNDIDLAFADDLSRLAPFGNGNPPLTLATHNVHVKSRRTMGSRGDHVDLRLEDQEGHVQRVVWWFGDLEDIPQGQFDIAYTVRANTFQGKREALVEWLDARPSENAITLDTGPRYSIIDHRQPDAPIERLQQLQADYPDALVYYEGLSRDVQGTDRYHLTNADTLIVWSVPPGAILWKALLNEVQPQIVILVGAQQPLSRFQDLVQIIAGLAKYAINQRQGFITMQDIAARTGQYEHTIQRAIHWLNAQSELSFEAVSEDSYVVTTKGAKANEPYDATRLKHLLDESRAYAAYWMKQSYD; this comes from the coding sequence ATGAAAAAATGGCTTGATCCTCAGCCTGTTTCCGTGCCGGATGATCTTATGGCGGAGGTAGGCGGGCACCTGATTGTCGCGGAGACGCTGGCACGGCGGGGCATCATCCAGCCGCAGGCCGCGCGCCGCTTCCTGGACCCTACTCATTACAGCCCCACCTCATCCGATGCGCTGCCGGATATGGATAAGGCCGTTGACCGCATCGCCAGGGCCATTCGCCAGCGCGAGACGATCCTCATCTGGGGCGATTTTGATGTGGATGGGCAGACATCAACCGCACTGTTGGTTGCCGCACTGCGGGACCTGGGTGCAACTGTGCGCTATCACATCCCCAACCGCTTCAGCGAAGGGCACGGCATTCATCTGCCCACGCTGAAGACCCTGCTTGATGGCGGCGTGGATGTGGTGTTGACCTGCGATACGGGTATCGCCGCCCACGAAGCCATTGATTATGCCCAGGGGCGCGGCGTCGATGTCGTCATTACCGATCATCACAGCCTGCCACAGACCTTGCCCACTGCCTATGCTGCCGTCAACCCCATGCGGCTCCCGGAAGGCCATCCCCTAAGGGAATTACCGGGCGTCGGCACAGCTTATAAATTTGTGCAGGGGTTGTATGGCAACCAGTCAACAGAGCACCTGCTGGATTTAGTCGCGATGGGTATCGTCGCGGACGTCATGGTACAGGTCGATGATACGCGCTATCTGCTGCAAAAAGGGCTGGATGTCCTGCGAAACGATCCACGGCCAGGGCTGCGCGCCATGATGGAACGCGCCAATATCGCCCCCGCCACCCTGACGGAGATGGACATTGGGTTTACATTGGGGCCGCGCCTGAACGCATTAGGCCGTCTGGCAGATGCTAACCCGGCAGTAGACCTCCTGACAGCGACGGACGCAGACATCATCGCAGAACGCGTCAATGAGCTGGAAGGCCTCAACCAGAAGCGGCGCTTTCTGACGCGGCAGGTCTACGAAGCGGCGCAGCAGCAAATCCAGGATGACCCGGCCCTATTGAAATATGCGGCTCTGGTCATTCATGGTGAGGGCTGGCATACCGGCGTCGTCGGCATCGTCGCCAGCCGCCTTGTGGAAGATTATGCTTGCCCGGTGATTGTGCTCGCTGAAAATGAGGGCCGACTGTCGGGGTCTGCACGGTCGGTCAATGGGGCCAATATCGTGCAGGCAATCGGCAAGCAGGCGCATCTACTCAATGGCTATGGCGGCCATAACATGGCCGCAGGGCTGAGCCTGGATGCAGACAATCTCTTTGCGTTCCGGCGGGGCCTCTCGCAGACTGTGCGCGAGATGCTGGGTCGGGAGACGATTACGCCAGAACTCGCCATTGATGCGGTGGTTGACTTCAATGACATTGATCTCGCCTTTGCGGATGATCTCTCACGGTTGGCCCCCTTCGGCAATGGCAACCCCCCGCTGACGCTGGCAACGCACAACGTACACGTCAAAAGTCGGCGGACGATGGGCAGCCGGGGCGACCATGTGGACTTACGGTTGGAAGATCAAGAGGGCCATGTGCAGCGCGTCGTCTGGTGGTTTGGCGACCTGGAAGACATCCCACAGGGGCAATTCGACATCGCTTATACGGTGCGCGCCAACACGTTCCAGGGCAAGCGAGAAGCCCTTGTCGAGTGGCTGGACGCCCGCCCCTCCGAGAATGCCATCACGCTGGATACAGGCCCACGCTATAGCATCATTGACCATCGCCAGCCGGATGCCCCCATCGAGCGCTTACAACAGCTCCAGGCGGATTATCCCGATGCGCTTGTTTACTATGAGGGACTCTCCAGAGATGTTCAGGGTACTGACCGTTATCATCTGACAAATGCCGATACGCTCATCGTGTGGAGTGTGCCACCTGGCGCGATACTATGGAAAGCACTCCTCAATGAGGTGCAGCCACAAATCGTGATACTGGTCGGCGCACAACAGCCCCTCAGCCGTTTTCAGGACCTGGTGCAGATTATCGCGGGGCTGGCGAAGTATGCCATCAATCAACGCCAGGGATTCATCACAATGCAGGACATCGCCGCGCGCACGGGCCAGTACGAGCACACCATCCAACGGGCGATTCACTGGCTTAATGCACAATCTGAGCTTTCCTTTGAGGCCGTCTCAGAAGATAGCTACGTCGTCACAACCAAAGGGGCAAAAGCTAATGAACCTTATGATGCGACACGTCTCAAGCACCTGTTGGACGAATCAAGAGCTTACGCCGCCTACTGGATGAAGCAGTCGTATGATTAG